A stretch of Gambusia affinis linkage group LG10, SWU_Gaff_1.0, whole genome shotgun sequence DNA encodes these proteins:
- the hykk.2 gene encoding hydroxylysine kinase, which translates to MSVKNAQPNFSPSQVSEIMKRLYNLTTSEIRPLPSYDDQNLYVAPTEGGEYVLKIMNTEDSKNPTIIELQTRAMSFLYQNGLPAQTAVPTTTGQLMSLEEIDCGFGCQKYLVRLLTYLPGVTISKVPFTPKLLYETGRMAARMDEVLQKMEHPHLSILERKNFIWSLSNICLLEEYMSAMDGDPLQEVVKSVIDQYKNFVIPRRSNFRKCINHGDFNDLNILVQPDDNHGHKISGILDFGDMSSGYYINELAITIMYMMIEHPDPIKVGGPVLAGWESVIPLNKDEKDCLYVLVLSRFCQSLVMARYSVMLHPENEEYLMITSRKGVKILQNVRELGKEHVEKVWFDHAAQFSV; encoded by the exons atgtCAGTGAAGAACGCCCAGCCCAACTTCAGCCCCTCTCAGGTGTCTGAGATCATGAAGAGGCTCTACAACTTGACCACTTCAGAAATACGCCCTCTGCCCAGTTATGATGACCAGAACCTCTATGTGGCTCCCACTGAGGGTGGCGAGTACGTCCTAAAAATCATGAACACGGAGGACAGTAAGAACCCCACCATCATCGAGTTGCAGACCCGTGCTATGTCCTTTCTCTACCAGAATGGGCTTCCTGCTCAAACAGCCGTGCCTACCACCACAGGACAACTCATGAGCCTGGAAGAAATAG ATTGTGGGTTTGGCTGTCAGAAGTACTTAGTCCGGCTGCTGACTTATTTACCTGGAGTGACTATTTCTAAGGTTCCTTTTACACCAAAGTTATTATATGAAACTGGTAGGATGGCTGCTAGAATGGATGAAGTCCTTCAAAAG ATGGAGCACCCTCATCTCAGCATTCTCGAGAGGAAGAACTTTATCTGGAGCCTGTCAAACATTTGTCTCCTGGAAGAATACATGAGTGCAATGGATGGAGATCCCCTTCAGGAGGTTGTGAAATCTGTAATTGATCAGTACAAAAACTTTGTGATCCCCAGACGATCCAATTTTCGCAAAT GTATTAATCATGGCGACTTCAATGACCTCAACATTCTCGTGCAACCCGATGACAATCATGGCCACAAGATTTCTGGCATCCTTGACTTTGGGGACATGAGCAGTGGCTACTACATTAATGAACTCGCCATCACCATAATGTACATGATGATTGAGCATCCTGATCCCATCAAGGTTGGTGGGCCTGTCCTCGCAGGCTGGGAAAGTGTCATCCCCCTCAACAAGGATGAGAAAGACTGCCTCTATGTGCTGGTGCTGTCCCGCTTCTGCCAGTCGCTGGTTATGGCGCGGTATTCCGTGATGCTGCACCCAGAAAACGAAGAGTACCTCATGATCACTTCCAGAAAGGGAGTTAAGATCCTCCAGAATGTCAGGGAATTGGGAAAAGAGCATGTGGAGAAGGTTTGGTTTGACCATGCTGCTCAGTTCAGtgtttaa